One part of the Rutidosis leptorrhynchoides isolate AG116_Rl617_1_P2 chromosome 1, CSIRO_AGI_Rlap_v1, whole genome shotgun sequence genome encodes these proteins:
- the LOC139886562 gene encoding RNA polymerase II C-terminal domain phosphatase-like 1 — protein MYKSVVAVYDGEKLLGDVEVYYNPSHMMNSNSLNLRDKLKDKIRISYYSTPSERCSPLAVLHTITTTASSSSSTSGICLKMESVSKTNNLQLNLLHTTCLRENKTAVAPIDGEELHLVAMRSRRSDLLPCFWGFNVAPGLYESCLVMLNLRCLGIVFDLDETLVVANTLRSFEDKIEAIQRKLSSEIDPQRVAGMLSEIKRYQDDRNILKQYAESDQVVDSGKLIKAQSEAVAVPSNHQPLVRPIIRLQEKNIILTRINPLIRDTSVLVRLRPAWEDLRSYLMARGRKRFEVFVCTMAERDYALEMWRLLDPDSNLITTKELLNRIVCVKSGLKKSLFNVFQEGNCHPKIALVIDDRLKVWDERDQPRVHVVPAFAPYYAPQAEANSAVPVLCVARNVACNVRGGFFKDFDDSLLQRINEVGYEDEIKDILPPDVSNYLISEDDASAINGSKESVDAEVERRLKVTIQEAIVSSKTPPVMPKPDPVIKTSFQYSSAPASLPIVPPGSIVQYANKELAPVVEPKTTQVNLSEVSLHSSPAREEGELPESELDPDTRRRLLILQHGMDFRAQKISETTTQFPGIRPPPMPVAAAPPHVEPHAGGWFPNTMGVEEIGPRQLNRITPPTTEFPLHSSDPNPPMQIEKKHPLHALPFVPKVDAPIMPERVLEIQRLPKEVLQRDERLRLSHSPPVYSSFQGEESSLGQSSSSNRDMDIEGGSDDSYAESPAEYLCYVAFKCGTKVEFRQAVVPSVELQFSFEVWFAGERIGEGTGRTRREAQRNAAETSLMNLADKYLSRLKPGEEGRFVSDGNSFGRQPLLREDSMTFSTATVQNKGPIAALNELCMMEGLGMAFQAQPRVSSNMGQNNELYAQVEIDGEVWGKGVGLTWDEAKMQAAATAFMNLKARIGQFPQKRQPSPRSFQGMPAKRFRAEYPRVMQRMPSSARYT, from the exons atgtaTAAATCAGTGGTTGCTGTATATGATGGGGAAAAATTACTTGGTGATGTGGAAGTGTATTATAATCCATCTCATATGATGAATTCGAATTCATTGAATCTTAGAGATAAATTGAAGGATAAAATCAGGATTTCATATTATTCCACACCAAGTGAAAGATGCTCTCCACTTGCTGTTCTTCATACAATTACTACTactgcatcatcatcatcttcaacaagtGGAATTTGCTTGAAAATGGAGTCAGTCAGCAAAACAAACAACTTGCAGCTCAATCTTTTACACACTACATGTCTCAGGGAGAATAAG ACTGCTGTTGCCCCTATTGATGGAGAGGAGCTGCACTTGGTAGCTATGCGATCAAGGAGAAGCGATTTATTACCGTGTTTTTGGGGATTTAACGTTGCACCAGGACTATACGAATCATGCCTTGTCATGCTGAACCTTAGATGTCTTGGCATCGTATTTGACTTAGATGAAACGCTTGTAGTGgcgaatacgttacggtcatttgAAGATAAAATAGAAGCCATACAAAGAAAATTAAGTTCTGAAATTGATCCACAACGTGTTGCTGGCATGCTTTCTGAGATCAAACGATATCAAGATGATAGAAATATATTGAAGCAATATGCAGAGAGTGATCAAGTTGTTGACAGTGGCAAACTAATTAAGGCACAGTCCGAGGCTGTTGCAGTACCGTCAAATCATCAACCGCTTGTTCGTCCCATTATAAGATTGCAGGAGAAGAACATTATTCTTACTCGCATTAACCCCTTG ATTCGTGATACAAGTGTCCTTGTGAGATTGAGACCTGCTTGGGAGGATCTAAGAAGTTACTTGATGGCAAGAGGACGTAAGCGTTTTGAGGTTTTTGTTTGTACGATGGCTGAACGAGACTATGCTTTGGAAATGTGGAGACTTCTTGATCCTGATTCAAATTTGATAACCACAAAAGAGTTGTTGAACCGCATTGTGTGTGTGAAATCTG GGTTGAAGAAATCACTTTTTAACGTTTTCCAAGAAGGGAACTGCCATCCTAAGATAGCATTAGTTATTGATGATCGTCTGAAAGTGTGGGATGAGAGAGATCAACCCCGTGTTCATGTTGTTCCCGCTTTTGCTCCATATTATGCTCCTCAAGCTGAA GCAAATAGTGCTGTTCCCGTCCTTTGTGTTGCAAGAAATGTTGCTTGCAATGTTAGAGGCGGTTTCTTCAA AGACTTTGATGATAGCCTTCTGCAGCGAATTAACGAAGTCGGTTATGAAGATGAAATTAAAGACATTTTGCCTCCTGACGTGAGCAACTATTTGATATCCGAG GATGATGCTTCTGCTATAAATGGGAGCAAAGAATCAGTTGATGCTGAAGTAGAAAGACGGTTAAAGGTGACCATCCAGGAAGCAATAGTATCTTCAAAGACCCCACCAGTTATGCCTAAACCAGATCCAGTAATCAAGACGAGTTTCCAGTACAGTTCTGCGCCTGCGTCATTGCCTATTGTACCACCAGGGTCAATCGTCCAATACGCAAATAAGGAACTGGCACCTGTAGTTGAGCCTAAGACCACCCAAGTGAACCTTTCAGAGGTAAGTTTGCATAGTTCTCCTGCAAGGGAAGAGGGTGAATTGCCTGAATCTGAACTAGATCCTGATACAAGAAGGAGACTTCTAATTTTGCAACATGGTATGGACTTTAGAGCACAAAAAATCAGTGAAACAACAACTCAGTTTCCTGGAATAAGACCTCCTCCAATGCCAGTTGCAGCAGCACCACCTCATGTTGAGCCACATGCAGGCGGCTGGTTCCCAAATACAATGGGGGTGGAAGAAATAGGTCCAAGGCAGTTGAACCGTATAACACCTCCTACTACAGAATTTCCTTTACATTCTTCTGATCCTAATCCTCCTATGCAAATTGAGAAAAAACACCCTCTTCATGCACTACCATTTGTTCCCAAGGTGGATGCTCCAATAATGCCTGAAAGAGTTCTTGAAATTCAGAGGCTTCCTAAGGAG GTTCTTCAAAGGGATGAAAGGTTGAGATTAAGCCATTCTCCGCCTGTGTACTCCTCATTTCAAG GTGAGGAAAGTTCATTGGGCCAATCATCATCCAGTAACAGGGATATGGATATCGAAGGTGGCAGCGATGATAGCTATGCTGAATCCCCTGCTGAATATCTCTGTTACGTTGCTTTTAAGTGTGGAACCAAG GTGGAGTTCAGGCAGGCTGTAGTCCCAAGTGTTGAATTGCAGTTCTCTTTTGAG GTATGGTTCGCTGGAGAGAGAATTGGGGAAGGAACTGGGAGAACCCGAAGAGAAGCTCAACGTAATGCTGCTGAGACATCTCTTATGAACTTGGCAG ATAAGTATTTATCTCGCCTGAAACCTGGTGAGGAAGGAAGGTTCGTAAGTGATGGAAATTCTTTTGGACGTCAGCCATTATTGAGGGAAGATTCAATGACATTTTCAACTGCAACCGTACAAAATAAAGGGCCAATTGCTGCCCTTAATGAATTA TGCATGATGGAGGGTTTAGGAATGGCTTTTCAAGCTCAGCCTCGAGTTTCAAGTAATATGGGCCAGAACAATGAATTATATGCCCAG GTTGAAATAGATGGGGAAGTATGGGGTAAGGGAGTCGGGTTAACATGGGATGAAGCGAAGATGCAG GCTGCTGCAACTGCTTTTATGAATTTGAAAGCAAGGATTGGGCAATTTCCCCAAAAACGTCAACCTTCTCCCAG ATCATTTCAAGGAATGCCAGCTAAGCGGTTTAGAGCAGAGTACCCGAGAGTTATGCAACGAATGCCATCCTCAGCAAGATACACTTAG